In Bacteroidota bacterium, one DNA window encodes the following:
- a CDS encoding LUD domain-containing protein, translating into MKIECNLEAVLLTTHYFPLTKKMQDTTSREKILKKIRQALIHKTTGRFPNIDWEKNVYNTAGDSLEEKFAEVFTKVGGQFVFCENEMEFLENVIMLAQENKWKQFYCQEQKITDFMDQIEFPYTKEQQKFPEGMVAITSCEALVARLGSVIISSKLGSGRKLFVVPTIHIIMAYSSQIVPELKDALTLIKNKYNELPSMIAALTGPSRTADIEKTLVTPAHGPRDIFVFVIDDAK; encoded by the coding sequence ATGAAAATAGAGTGCAATCTGGAAGCTGTGCTACTTACCACTCACTACTTTCCACTTACTAAAAAGATGCAAGACACCACCTCCCGTGAAAAGATCCTTAAAAAGATCCGTCAGGCTTTGATACACAAAACTACCGGTCGGTTTCCTAATATCGACTGGGAGAAGAATGTATATAATACTGCCGGAGATAGTTTAGAGGAAAAATTTGCAGAGGTATTTACCAAAGTTGGTGGTCAGTTTGTTTTTTGTGAGAATGAAATGGAATTTTTAGAGAATGTGATCATGCTTGCTCAGGAAAATAAATGGAAGCAATTCTATTGTCAGGAACAGAAGATCACAGATTTCATGGATCAGATCGAATTTCCTTATACTAAAGAGCAACAGAAATTTCCGGAAGGAATGGTTGCAATTACATCCTGTGAAGCTTTGGTTGCACGATTAGGCTCAGTTATTATTTCAAGTAAACTTGGTAGCGGCAGAAAACTTTTCGTAGTGCCAACGATCCATATTATTATGGCCTACTCTTCGCAGATCGTTCCTGAATTAAAAGACGCGCTTACTCTGATCAAAAATAAATATAACGAGTTGCCATCAATGATCGCTGCATTGACCGGACCAAGCCGTACCGCCGATATTGAAAAGACATTGGTCACTCCGGCGCATGGTCCTCGTGATATTTTCGTTTTTGTTATTGATGATGCTAAATAA
- a CDS encoding DUF2007 domain-containing protein, translating to MTGWELIYTSTLPHQVEIVLEVLKDQDIEAVKLDKRDSSYTMIGEIEVYAKKEDAILAKIIIEQNQL from the coding sequence ATGACCGGTTGGGAACTGATTTACACTTCTACGTTACCACATCAGGTCGAGATCGTTCTTGAAGTTTTGAAAGACCAGGATATAGAAGCCGTAAAACTCGACAAAAGAGATTCCAGCTATACTATGATCGGCGAAATTGAAGTATATGCTAAAAAAGAAGATGCTATCTTAGCCAAAATAATAATCGAACAGAATCAACTGTGA